In Falco biarmicus isolate bFalBia1 chromosome 7, bFalBia1.pri, whole genome shotgun sequence, a single window of DNA contains:
- the PSMA3 gene encoding proteasome subunit alpha type-3 yields the protein MSSIGTGYDLSASTFSPDGRVFQVEYAMKAVENSSTAIGIRCKDGVVFGVEKLVLSKLYEEGSNKRLFNVDRHVGMAVAGLLADARSLADIAREEASNFRSNYGYDIPLKHLADRVAMYVHAYTLYSAVRPFGCSFMLGSYDDDDGAQLYMIDPSGVSYGYWGCAIGKARQAAKTEIEKLQMKEMTCRDVVKEVAKIIYIVHDEVKDKAFELELSWVGEITNGKHEIVPKDIREEAEKYAKESLKEEDESDDDNM from the exons tatgACCTGTCAGCTTCCACGTTTTCTCCAGATGGCAGAGTGTTTCAAGTTGAATATGCTATGAAAGCTGTGGAAAACAGTAG TACAGCAATTGGGATAAGATGCAAAGATGGTGTGGTCTTTGGAGTAGAAAAACTAGTTCTGTCCAAGCTTTATGAAGAAGGTTCCAATAAACGTCTCTTTAATGTCGATCGACATGTTGGAATG GCAGTAGCAGGTCTGTTGGCAGATGCTCGTTCTTTGGCAGACATTGCTAGAGAAGAGGCTTCTAACTTTAGATCTAACTATGGCTACGATATTCCACTGAAG CATCTTGCAGACAGAGTGGCtatgtatgtgcatgcatacaCGCTGTACAGTGCTGTCAGACCTTTTGGTTGCAG tttcatGTTGGGGTCctatgatgatgatgatggtgcACAACTGTACATGATTGATCCATCAGGAGTTTCATAC ggTTATTGGGGATGTGCCATTGGTAAAGCCAGGCAGGCTGCAAAAACGGAGATAGAAAAACTTCAG ATGAAGGAAATGACCTGCCGTGATGTTGTTAAAGAGGTTGCAAAAAT AATCTACATAGTTCACGATGAAGTAAAGGATAAAGCTTTTGAGCTGGAACTCAGCTGGGTTGGAGAAA TAACTAATGGAAAACATGAAATTGTTCCCAAAGACAtcagggaagaagcagaaaaatatgccAAG gaatCTTTGAAAGAGGAAGATGAATCAGATGATGACAATATGTAG